In the genome of Impatiens glandulifera chromosome 6, dImpGla2.1, whole genome shotgun sequence, the window TATAAATTGCAATGCATTcaaaattattcattaatattatattaatgtagAGTGACTTGCCTTTGAAGTTGCCAAATCATTTACTAGGCGAACCACCATGGAAGGCCATTTGATGATTTCGTGATAGTTTTTAATTGCTTCCAAGCCCTCTTCAGTGATGGGATTATTGAAAGTAGAAGCACAAAGAAAATATGCATGATTAATCACCAAAGGAATTCCCACAGACATCCATGCATGGTTCAAGTACTCATCAAGAGAAGGCACATGCCCCTCATGGAACCACGTGGCTTCCTTCATATAGCACCCACATAAATCTTTCCACTGCATCGTTTCAAACAAAAGATAAAGatcaataatatacaaaaataaaataaaataaaaaaatacgaTGAACTAGCTATGTTATGCATAGATATCTATTGAATATTGATATGTACTAAACTTTTATGTCCCATTACAATTATGAATCCGAAAACATTAATAGCAACGATAATTGTATAAGTTGGGAAGAAGGACATGTACCACTTTGATGAGATATGGAAGGGCGTGAACTCCTTCATTCTTAAGAGCCTCATAACCCAATTCATTGACAGAATTAACATTGCCAAGAAAACATATCTTCATATAGTCTGGCAATGTTTCGACAAGATTCACATCCCATCTTCCAATTTATAGTAACAAATAGTTAGAGAATCAAATCTTTGAATCTTCAAATAGATAATATGAGATAaccaacaaaacaaataatcaatAGCAAAGATCTAGTATGAAAATGAAGGACACACATTTAACCTGAGAACAGCATTAGTAAAGAGATCGAGTTCATCCAAAGTGCCATATACATCGTAAATATCATCAATGGATGTGATAAGTTGGTTGACCCTTGTACACATCCTTCCGTAGTACGACATTTCATTTTGGGGATCGGCCAAGGTCCATAGGTAACATTCCAGCAATCTATCCCTAAGGAAGGGCACTTTTTTGTCCCATCCTAAGTTCTCCCACCAtctgtattataaattaattcatgaTGGGTAAATAGTAGAATGAATTTCTCATTGTGGGGATTGACATAAAAAATAGATTTGGGAATAAGGGAGTGGTAATATTCTATGATTTgtttattattgtaattaaaattctatttgTAATTTCGTGTGGTTGAAAAATATTGTCACTAGCTTAATTGGTTAATAATAAGATACATTACATTGTTAAAGAACCACCTCGAAGCATGCTTAAGTTCTTCTTGATGTTCAGCTTGCACCATGTTGAAATCCAACTTAGCAAAATTTAGGAGGGTCTTATTCACATCTTCTTGCTTGCTATATGCATCTATGAACCACCTTGCCTCGAATCTTTTCATCGCCCAATGCAATGGAACCTCGAGTGCGTGATTCACCAACATGGCCAAATTTGAATTCTTTATTATCTTCGAGTTTTCTTTTAAGTGTTTTGCAGCAAATTTTCTTGCGTCATCTAATGTACTCTCTTCCTTTACAGCAAGATACGAGGCCTCATACAAGGACAATAACCCCACAATATCTTCAGACAAGTGCTTCTTGAAATTCCCATTTTGGTctataaatttgtcaaaaacatCTGTAAAAGATTACCAAGATTTTAGTCCACACATTACCCTTTCATCTAAAGGTTATTTCGTAACAAGTAAagttgagaataaaatataacaaaaggGTTGAGAAAATTTGAGTACTCTTCATaaaatcatacaaaataaaatgaggACTAAGATAATCATTATCCTCTTTAATGATCATACCAGGAGTAGTAGATCACAATGCATAAACTAGGATAAAGAGTGAAGAAGTTAagtattaaaaatgtatttgtaGTGTATAATTACAATTACCAAGAATAtgaatttacttaaaaataaagataattaaaaagttagaatatgtaaagattttaaatctatttaagaCTAGTGGATGAAAACCAACCACTCAAGTGGTTgctttttgtttttaattgtcGAGTCtttaatatagttaatttatAGAAGTTATTAGTTACCTGGAGAAACATTATAACCATGTTGTCTGAAGAGCCTGAATCTCAAAGATGtttcatttaaatcaaaaaCTTCACTTGACCAATTTGTTTCATTGTATATTGCATCCAAACAACTCTCTATCTCTTTCTCAAAGTGATAAGACACTCCTAGTCTCTTGACTTTCTCAATGAGCTCTAATTTTTGGAATGAGGTCTCCATCTTTTCTAGTATCATTATTTTCACCTCTTCTTTCAGCTTTGCTTCCTTCATCTCATATTCTTCTCcctataacataaatattatattactatatatgcatgatgaactcacataaataaaatacatagatgaaaagaatattatatatatatatatatattaccacaTAGTTGCTATTAAGGGACTGTATGTATTCATATTTCCAAATGGTTGGACCATAGTTAGCACACCGTCTAACTATGGTTTGTTCATCATTGAGTTCTTTCACGGTGGTACTCATGCTGCAGTTGATCAGCTGCTTGTTCCGACAATGTTGGTTCGTTGAAACTTTTGTTTGCCATGATAGTTGGTGGCCGACGAAGAAACCAGCTGGTATACTCCGCAATTGTTGTTTGCAGCCAATCCGCGACTTCTCGTTAGTGCGGTAAATTTTGTTGGGAGAGAAAAAGAAATCCAGTGAAGATATGATCTTCATTTTGCACCGAACACAAAGATGGAGTTTCTTGCTTAATTTGTACTTATAACTTATTAGGTTTCTCctctatatataaatagagagaaaaagaaacattttttttggtttgaaaataatcaataaaaattgtttaaatataacgataaaaaatcaaatttctaaataaaaatgaaacacAAATTAGTTGGCTCCTAAGTATTCATGAAAATTAATAGTCCCAAACTAAACAAAACTTAAATGAACTTGTTTTGAACTTAAATCAAAAAGTTTGTTTTGATTCCTTCTATTTGAGTGACTTTGAGAGTTATTATCTATTTTAGTTGTGCTAATGTTATTTCTGATATGGGGTGgactttaattcaaatatatgttcttattttgaataatttctttaatttatacttaaatatttattaatatggacatattttttgaaaatggtccatatatattaaagttacaaataaaattatttaaacgtaGCGAAAAACATGATAGGGAATTATGGACATTGTTCCTcatttatataatgattttattttgctatataaaattttctccaTTTTGTTAAATATGGAACCCAAAATCTCTTGTGGCTTTGGTGACAAGATGTgacaacaaattaaaataataattagagaaCTAACCATTTCAGTATACCACTGAatctattttttagaataaaaaagaaaatcagaggaatatatgtttgatttataacGAAATTAATTTGAAGTCTAATCCGACAACCACAACATGTCACATAAATGCTTGAGAGTTGAGATTGTGTCTAAATTTGCACCCTACAAAACAAGTCATTATCAAAAGGTGTCAACCAAAGAAACTGAAACACCTTGTTCTGAAATTCAAACACTTAAATTAATACCAGAGAAATATCATTCACATGAatcatcaatttaaaaaataagttcaaaacaattaaaaataattcacacCTATGATGAGAAAAATCACCTCAATATGAATAGTCTTtcttaacaataaaaaaatgataaagataaatattattatctattatttatttaattcatcaaGAAAATATGACAAACTATATATTCCAACATatccacattttttttaaacgaattagtgtcatttattaaaaatcctCAAAACGGGAAGAAAAATGTCATAGTTCCGTCTAACTTTCTAACAACATAGAAAGTTAAGACTAAAGTTTTAGGAAATAAACACGTAAACAATCTAAACATAATGACATAAACGAATTACAAACAAACGCAGAGAAATTATCTAACTTTGAAAAATTTCATAGATGTGACTTCATCATAGTTGACCTTCCATTCATGACATATGTTCCAGTACTCCCGCTCGCTTTGGAAATCCGTCTCCACGTTCTAATGAGCGCACAACAATTCACATTttcatataaaacaaatttcaatctatatataaattcacTTGCCATTTCTTAGTTAATGAAGTTTTTGATCCAGAATcaaatttatacaaaaacataaaatagtaaaatatgaAAGTTATCACTAATGAGCAATCTTTTAATCCGAGgcataactaaaataattttaacataaaatatacatGGTTAACTTAAGGATTAAATTACAAGTTAAATCTtcatataagaataaaataaatctataattatagaagataatttttttttggatttcgTTAAAGTgtcaactaatttatttatcagaatattttataatataaaataaaataatttttgtaatataaaataatttaaatttaaataattttatgtgtaagacaatattttatttaaatgaatttttgataaaatggtAAATTGAATTACGAGAAGAtgagagataaaaataaataaaaatgtattaaaatagagtaatgatatatacattACCTACCTCATTTGGCaaatagagaaaatatttttctctctcttgtatttttttaagatatatttttttctttcttttcaaatgaGGTAGGTGCTGTATGAAGGTGGTGCTATATAAGggtgttgtatatatcattactcattaaaatataagtattaatatatatactttatatatattaatatatatatatatatatatatataaattaacatgattaataattataagtCTATAAATagatatagtaaataaataaaacatatatatataacttcacTTCAATGTTAACagtttaattgataataaaatatgtccattttgatattatatactatctaaatattttttttataatttatacataatcctaaatagtttttttttttaattcaaatatatgtacTCATATATTTGGTACAAACTTGTCCATTCCCTCACCCACCAAAGTAATGGCTGCCCgtgataataaataaacatttttgaAGAACTTTGTTTTAGTGAAGAAACAAAAATGTCATCGACCCCAGAAAACACTGTGCAGTCTTTTGGCAAAGTTACTTTCACTATCAATATAATTGTGTTAATACATCCAAATTATAACATGTGTCAATTTAACCATCATACAATTTGATCATCATGTCAATTTGATCAAGACCATACACCAACCTTTTACATtaaagttttttcaaataaaaaatggagaCTCACATCAATCAATTATGATCCTATTAATTAGAAggtaactttattttatttatttatttttaattaagagaGAATTAGTATTACACCCCACAATTATGCCCCGCTTAAATTTAAAACGCTTTTAGATAGAATCAAATCCatgatttttttgttcttttaagTGAActcttaatataatattgtaatacacttttggTGGTAActgttaatattttgatattagatattactatttttattataactatcCTTATGAGTTATAGAACTAAGATTCTCATAGTTTGGTGTTTTTGGTCCTCATTTTGATGATTACAATAGTCTTGTAGGAAGAATCActagtttattttgtttgaatctcACTGTATTAATTATAGAGTTTATTCGATAATATATCTGGTATACAGTTgtaagataattaatttatatatatataactatataattGATCACACtaacttttaaataaagaatatagtGATATTTTTCTACATTCAAACTGTCATATTCTATCGTGTTATCTTGCGTCAaatgtttgtttaattttaacttCCACTGATCACACAATTGCATGGTTTGTGAGTGCGtagttaattttgattttgtataaataatttacaatatgTATCGTTATTAATTAAGATATGTGCGgtccaaatatataaaaatacaataaatattaatattattcgatttgaaaaaaaaattgtcgaaacactattttcattttttatgttaGTAATTAATGATAAGTTGATAACAAATATTGAGAAATCCTTATTAATTAGTATGTAATGCAAAATGGTTGATTTTGTGATTTATAATCtatttctttcaaaccaaaattttcatcaaacatattcttatttttatatatgtatgtaaATTCACATACCATTTCTTATacaaatttagataaatatttatatttttatatggcTTTAAAACAATTTGTAACCCTAACCTGTAATAGTAGTTATCAATTATTGGTCTCTCTTAATTTGagacataattaaaataatattgacaCTAAAAGTGGCTAAATTAAGAAGTACTAAAAATggtaagttaaattttgaagTGAGTTTAATAAAATGTCCAATATTCATACAAACTTCTTTGTCCCTAATATGAAAAGAAGAGAATAATGATTGAAAATTAACTTCAAATGTCAAAACATTAATCATCTATATATGTTGCTAAATGCAGTATCATTTCTCCGCAgatatgtttatatttaattaaactcaTTTGATCGTGAGTCGTGACCATATAACAACCTTCAAAATCttataaagttttaaattattcacaCTTTTTTGCATAACCTTCAATAAGTACAATCTAATAATTGAACCTTAGACTTTAAGTCTAttagtcaaaattattttcaccCAAGCTGTCATATTAGATTATAGTACAATGATTCAATATTACATTTGGTGTGATGCATGTCATGATCTTATTTTGAAGATTCCATTTGCTGGGTTCATGAATATGTCGTGATAAAGTTAAGGTATTATTCAAAAAGATTTCTAAATTTTGGTTCAGAATCCCACTATATCAGCTAAAGTATctctattttattatctttagaGGTCTTATATAATTGACATTAATTAACTCATCAAGGTAACCTATTGGTAAAAGTcagtttaagagattaaaacGTAACGAGTTCAATTCTAAATTGAAAGCGCTCTGAGTTGAAACGATGTTCGTTGTTTAATttccttaaataaaaaaaaataaaaaatgaaataaaattgacGTTAATTGTTCAATCTGAGATATAGCTATATTTTCTAGATTaaagatcctaaaataattGGAAATCCGCCTTATTACACTAGAcaaaatattagtatatatgCTGTGCTATTTTGCTTAATTTGAGCATCATTTTCAATCAGTTTACATCATTGCATTCGGTTTCGAGACTGAATTTTGGAGATGGAATATTTAGTAGTTTGTAGCAAACATTTCTTTAAATTAAGAGTAGCTAATTTTATACATATAGTGAGTGGAGACTTTTTGAGAGCTCAAAACATTTAGCTACATGCAATTATTAGTTCAAtaacaaatcaatattttaagaaataccTTTATCGTTTTAAGTAATCTTGTATACTCCTGTGATTTGACGATATTTAGTAGAAATggtttacaaaatatattattatgtgaCGCGCGATGCAAaatgaaataagattaacacattaaacattaattgaTATTAACAAAGTCAAATAATTAGTATACTACGTaacaaaaaagtaaaaacaaccGTAATAAGTAATAAGAATGTTGAACAGCCTAAAATAACAACTAATTTCAGATGGCGACTACTAACTCCGGATTGTTGAGAAAAGCCCtgacaaaaacacaaaagaatAATACAAACTGAATGAAcaataacaaaatttgataacggagttcggccaaaatgttgtctacgtctccgagcactaaggctatcaattaataaggaagaagagatacaaatttgggtgcaataaaccaaaaagggagagtttcttttatacactaagaaacttccccaactcccattatcttccgatgtgggatttatgctaattgtgaatatagtttcttttatatactaagaaacttctttcactcccattatcttccgatgtgggattttaattgtgtcaaaaaacaacaaatctccatcTTGGCACAATATtcaaatactaatcttcaatattaaaaaataaacttcagtgcttccaattggcgctcttcagtgccgactcaaacgcggaagatgt includes:
- the LOC124943980 gene encoding terpene synthase 10-like, producing the protein MKIISSLDFFFSPNKIYRTNEKSRIGCKQQLRSIPAGFFVGHQLSWQTKVSTNQHCRNKQLINCSMSTTVKELNDEQTIVRRCANYGPTIWKYEYIQSLNSNYVGEEYEMKEAKLKEEVKIMILEKMETSFQKLELIEKVKRLGVSYHFEKEIESCLDAIYNETNWSSEVFDLNETSLRFRLFRQHGYNVSPDVFDKFIDQNGNFKKHLSEDIVGLLSLYEASYLAVKEESTLDDARKFAAKHLKENSKIIKNSNLAMLVNHALEVPLHWAMKRFEARWFIDAYSKQEDVNKTLLNFAKLDFNMVQAEHQEELKHASRWWENLGWDKKVPFLRDRLLECYLWTLADPQNEMSYYGRMCTRVNQLITSIDDIYDVYGTLDELDLFTNAVLRWDVNLVETLPDYMKICFLGNVNSVNELGYEALKNEGVHALPYLIKVWKDLCGCYMKEATWFHEGHVPSLDEYLNHAWMSVGIPLVINHAYFLCASTFNNPITEEGLEAIKNYHEIIKWPSMVVRLVNDLATSKKELERGDVLKSVQLYMHETGASEEEAQEYIKGLIRETWKKINTARTMPDCPFEMKFVDVITNIARIAHYMYQYEDAHGYNIDGKNKDRVTLLLIEPIPLSLD